The nucleotide sequence CCCGGGGTGACGGTCGCTCAGGAAGGGCCGGAGGGCTGGGGCGTGGCCGAGGCGCGTGCGATAGTCCCCGGCCCGGTGCGCCCGCTGCCGACGCCGCTGGCCAAGACCCAGGTGGAGGGCACGCACTTCCCGCACGGGGACGAGCTGCCCCCGCCGCCCGCGGCGATCACCGCTGCCGTTGCCAAGGACCCCGACGCCGCCCGGGGGATCGCCCTGTCCAGCGAGTCGGCCTCCCGGCAGGCGCTGGTGACTGTGGAGGTGACCCCGCTGGAGGAGATGACCAGCGGGAAGCTGTGCGCGCAGGTCGCGCACGCCGCCCAGTTGGCCTGGCAGAGCCCACAACTGCCCGCCGACCTGCACGAGCGCTGGGCCGCGCAGGGGTACCGGGTGCGCGTCGTCTTCCCGACGGAGTCCTCCTGGGGCTCCCGACCGCGCCCGGTGTCGGTGGTTGACGCCGGCTACACCGAGCTTGACGGGCCCGCGGAGACCACGCGCGCCTTCTGGTGAGAGGCGCCCCGGGGCGCCCTCGCTGCCGATGAGGCGGTGAGGCAGGGGTCAGGCGGCGTCGGCGGTAGGCTCAGGGGTGCCGCGGAATACCCACAGGCGCATCAGCGCGTACAGGTAGATTCCCTCGCAGCAGGCGGAGGCGAACCGCGCCAGCTCGGCGTTGACACCCACCAGGTGCAGCAGGCTGGACAGTCCCAGAATGAAGATGACGTACTGGGAAACCAGGCCGACTGCGTACCGCGATCCCTGGGACGTCAGTGAGCCGTGGGACTGGAAGTTCAGCCACCGGTTCAGCAGTAGCGAGTACACGCCGGCGATTGCGTAGCCGACGGTGACTGCCAGCGGGTAGAACCAGTGCATCCGCTCGTAGAACAGCCACAGGAAAGCGATGTCAATGATGAAGCCGGAGCCGTTGATCAGCGCGTAGCCGATGAAGGTCACCGGGACGCGACGGCGCACGATGCCCGGAAGTAGTCGGTGAATGCGCCTAAGCAGGTTCATGAAGACGCGTGGGGCGCGTCGTGCGGGGTCATCCAGCCGGGCGTTCAGGCGCCGGTGCGCGGTGGTGGCGGCCGTGATGCTGCTCGGTGTCCGGGCGGCAGCGGAGGAGGCGTACGGTCCTTGCATTTGCCTGGACGTCGAGATGCTCGTCATGGTCTTCCTCTCGTGCGCCTCGTCAGTTGCGCCAACAGCACTGAGTTTTGTGCGTCCGGGCGCGGCTCGCAAGCCCGTATGAATGAAATCTGGTTTCCGAAAGTATGAGACTGCCGACTGGCCTGTCCTCCTCAAGAACGATGCGGGTCCGTCAATGCGGAGATGACCTCCTGGCGCAGCAGGGCGCCGCCGGCGTCCGCCGGGTGATGCACGGTGCGGATACCAATCGCTGCGGCTGCGCTCACATTGGTGGCGTTGTCATCAACGAACAGTGCCTCATCCGGATCTGCCCCCGCCAGGTCCAGTACGGCACGGAAGTAGTCCGGGCTGGGCTTGGCTACCCCGAGTGTGCACGAGTAGGCGTCCACGTCGCACAGGCCGTCATAGCCGAGGGCGGCGCGCATCCAGGCGCGGCGCTCGTGCTGCTGATTGGTGGCCAGCACCGTGGTGTACCCGGCGGCCTTGAGGTCGCGCACGGTCTGCCAGGCGAGCGGGTCCGGTGTGGCCTGCCACCATAGTTCCAGAAGCTGCTCCGCGCCGGTGGTGAGCTCCAGCTCGTCAACCAGCCGCTCCAGCAGGGTGCGCAGGCTCTCGCGCCCCTCCAGTGCGGCGGCTTCCTCGGCGAGGAGACGACGGCAGAACTCCGCGCCGCCGCCGGCGGTCAGCGCCTGGTCCCACGGAGTGCCGATGAACTGCAGTACGCCGTCGGCGTCCAGTAGAACGGCCCGCACCGCACTGGTGCCGAGGGCGGGGATGGCGGGCGGGGCGGGGGAGGGCGACGTCATGAGGTGATCGTGGCGTAAGGCGCGCAGTTTCGCCAGTGAGTCCCGGAAAGAGGATGACGAGTACCGCAGCGCGGAGCGCGGCCGCGGACATGATTGGCCAGGGGGCCATACTTGGGCCCATGGCAGATCCCGCAACCCTTACCGCACCCGCCCTGCGTGGCGATGATGCCTACGCCGAGTCCATCATCGACTTCGTCGTCGCCTCGCCCACCAGCTACCACGCAGCCGCGGAGGTCGCGCGCCGACTGGATGCGGTAGGCCTGACGGCAGTGGATGAGCGCGCGCCCTGGGGCGCCGACCTGCCCCGGCGCGGCTACACCATCCGTGACGGCGCGGTGATCGCCTGGCTGCTGCCCGGGCGCACGGGGGCAGATGCGGGCTGGCGGATCGTCGGCGCCCACACCGACTCGCCGGCGCTGCGGCTCAAGCCCCGTGCCGCCATGGTGCGAGAGGGCGTGCAGCTACTGAACGTGGAGGTATACGGGGGGCCGCTGCTGAACTCATTCCTGGACCGGGAGCTGGGACTGGCCGGTCGCCTGGTCACGCATGAGGGCACCGCACATCTGGTGCGCACCGGTCCGATCGCCCGTGTAGCCCAGGTGGCGCCACACCTGGACCGCTCCGTGAACGACTCCCTGCACCTGGACAAGCAGGCCCACCTACTTCCCCTGTGGACCCTGGCCGGCCCGGCGGACGCCCCCGTGGCTGGCGCAGCAGAGGGCGCCGGCCCCGCCCGCGCCGCGACCGCCCCGCCGCGCCCTGACGCGCCAGAGCTCTACCTGTGCGACCTGGCGGGCATCGACCCCGCCGACCTCGCCTTCGCCGACATCCTCACCTACCCCACCGAGCCTCCGGCCCGGTTCGGGCTTCACGGCGAGTTCCTCGCCTCCGCTCGCCTGGACAATCTCTCCTCGGTGCACGCCGCACTCGCCGCCCTCGAGGGTCTGGCGCGCGCCGACGCCGATCTCCCCAACCCGGTCGTATTCGTGGCCAACGACCATGAGGAGGTTGGCAGCGGGACCCGCGCCGGCGCCGCCGGCCCCTTTCTGCAGACCGTCCTGGAGCGCCTGGCACGTGTGCTGGGAGTGTCCGACGAGGCCTACGCTGCCCTGCTGGCCCGCTCGCTGTGCGTCTCAGCCGACGCGGGCCACGCCACCCACCCGAACCATCCCCAGCTGCACGACCCCGCCGTACGCCCCGTCCTCGGCGGTGGGCCGTTGCTGAAGATCAACGCCCAGCAGCGCTACGCGACCGACGCCGCTGCCGTGGCCGCGTGGGCGCGTGCCTGCCGCGCGGCCGCCGTGCCCAGCCAGGACTTCGTGTCCAACAACGCCGTGCCCTGCGGCACCACGATCGGCCCCATCACCGCCACCCGCTTGGGCATTCCCACGGTCGACGTCGGCCAGCCGCTGCTGTCCATGCACTCCCAGCGGGAGATGTGCGCCCTGAGCGACGGCCTTAACCTAGCCCGCGCGATGCGCTCCTACTGGCTGGGAGCCTGAGAACGCAGAGCGGCCGACGCGCGCAGTCCCTCGGTCCGCCGTGCTGCGGCAGCCGCCCAGGCCCCGGCCGAGTACGGCGGGTGCCGGGCGGCCGCCAAGCGCGAGTGCCCGGCAACGCAACCGCCAGCACCAGCCGCGCAGGGTCCCAGCCGGTTTCAGCGCCAGGCGCCGCGCCAGTACTGGACCGGTAGATGAACGGCCTGCCAGTCGTTCACGCCGAGCTCGTGGCTCCAGCGCACCGGCAGGTAGGGGTCACGCAGCGCCGGCCGTCCCGCGGCGACGGCGTCGGCCAGGCCTGCCACCAGGATCTGCTCGGCCTGCAGGCCGGAGTCGATGATGCCCACGGTAACCACCTGCGGTTGCCCGCCACCCGGCGTCGTCATGCCGGCCACGGCCTGCTTGACCTGGGCGGCGTAGGGGACCTGATAGCCGGGCCCCACCGGCACCTTCGTAGGCACGTTCCCGCCGGTGGACACGTGCAGCACGTCAACGCCCGCCTGCACCAGCTGCTGAGCCAGCTCAGCGGTCTGCTCGCCGGTAACCCCGCCCTCGGCCCAGTCGGTCGCGGACAGGCGGATGTCAAGGACCTTGTCGTCCCCAATGGCCTCGCGCACCGCCCGGACCACCTCCAGTGCGAAACGCCTGCGCCCCTCGTCCGAGCCGCCGTAGGCATCGGTGCGCGTGTTGGACAGCGGAGAGAGGAACTGGTGAATCAAGTAGCCATGGGCGCCGTGCAGCTCGATCACGTCGTACCCGGCGGCCACCGCGCGGCGGGCGGCCGCGGCGAAGGCCTGCACCGTATCGGCGATCTCATCCGTGGTCAGGGCGCGCGGCGCGGCGTGCGCCGGATAGGGCGTGGTGGTGGGCGCCACCAGGTCCCAGCCGGGCAGCGTGCCCGAGCGGGCGCCGTCCACGTCGGGCCGCCACGGCGGCGTGCCCGCCTTGCGTCCCCCGTGGCCGAGTTGCACACCCGCCAGTGCGCCGCCGATGTGGATGGCCTTGACGAGATACTCGTGCCCCGCGATCTGGGCGTCATCCCACAGGCCCAGGTCATTGGGGGACAGGCGCCCCTCCGGGGTGACGGCGCTGGCCTCCACGATGATCGTGCCGAAGCCGCCCTGGGCGCGTGTGCCGTAGTGCAGGGCGTGCCAGTTGCCCGGAATGCCGTCCTCAGTGACGACCGAGTACATGCACATGGGAGGAAGCCACAGGCGGTTGCGGGCGGTGAGCCCGCGCAGGGAAAGGGGCTGAAGCAGCATTGGATTCGCCATGGCTTCACGCTACGCGACTCGAGCGCCGCGGGCTAGGGGTGGCGGGCCTCCGGCCGGATGCTCGCCCTCCGGCTGAAAGTGTTGCGGTGGGGATCACGTCCGCGTAGCTCGAGCGGACTCGATAGCCTTTACCCATCATGACCACTGCGACTCCCGCTCCAGCCCGTCCTGTTCCCTACGGCGATCCGGCCCACGCGCCCGCCCCGATCACCCGGCGCGTTGAGGACGTCGCCCTCGTATTCGAGGGGGGTGGCATGCGCGGCACCTACACCGCGGCGCTCGTGCAGGTGCTGCTGGAGGAGGGACTGTTCTTCCCCTGGGTCGGTGGCATCTCCGCGGGGTCAACGAACACGGTCAACATGGTCTCCCGCGACCTGTGGCGCACTCGTGAGGCCTTCGTCGGACTGACCACTGACCCGGAGGCCGGCGGCTGGGGCAGCTTCGCGCGCGGGCGCGGGTACTTCAACTCCGAGCACATCTACCAGCACACCTCTTTGCCGGATGAGCGCTTCCCCTTCGACTGGGACACCTTCAAGGCCTCCAAGGCGACCGTGCGCATCGGCTCCTTCCGCTGCGACACCGGCGAGGAGGTCTACTGGGGCCTGGAGGACATGGACGCCATGGAAGACCTGCTGGTGCGCTGCCAGGCCTCCTCGTCCATGCCGGTGCTAATGCCCACCGTTCACATCGATAAGGTGCCCTACCTCGACGGCGCGCTCGGGCCGACCGGTGGTTTCGCCACCGACGCGGCGGTGGCAGACGGCTACGAGCGCATGCTTGTGGTCTCCACGCGCCCGGCCGGCTACCGCAAGCCCGCTGAGAAGCGTGCGGCCGCTTATCGGCGCATGTTCTACAAGCAGCCGGCGGTCGCCGAGGCCATCATCAACCGGCCCGCCGGCTACAACCGCACCATGGAGGAGCTGGAGCAGGGGCGGCGTGAAGGCCGCGTCTACCTGTTCCAGCCGGATCGCATGCCGATTGAAAACGGTGAGCTGCGCTATGACCGCGTGGTGAGTGCCTACGAGCTCGGCCTGGCGCAGGCCCGGCGGGAGCTGCCCGACATCCTGGACTTCCTGGGCCTGTAGCCGGGTTGCCGGTCGGGTGGTCATCAGCCTGCGGCCCGAACTGCGGGCCGGTTAGTGCCGCGAGTCGGCTGCCTGCAGGGCGCCTGCAGCGTGAACGGACGTAACGCAGGTTACGAGGCTGTGGCGATGTCAACGTTCGGTTTCGCTAGCCCTGGCAGTGGCCGCCGTGTTGAGTTGTGTCCTGCGCCGCCCGGACCCGGGCGGGCTATGGCCTGAAGGGAACAACTCCATGACCAACAAGCCCAAGATCGGGATCGTCCTCGGATCGGTGCGGGAGGTCCGCCTCGGCGAGCAGATCGCCGAGTGGGTGCTTGAGCACGCGCGTGCTCGTGGCGACGCCCACTACTCCATCATCGACGTCAAGTCCTTTGACCTGCCCCTGTTCACCTCTCCGATCCCGCCTGCGGCGGCGAACAAGCAGTATGACGACCCGCGGGTTCAGGCCTGGTCCGAGGCCATCGACTCCCAGGACGGCTTCGTGTTCGTCACCTCCGAGTACGATCACGGCATCCCCGGCGCCTTCAAGAACGCCACCGACCACCTCTTCTCCGAGTTCGCGAACAAGACGGTCGGCTTTGTCGGCTACTCCGGTGACGGCGCGATCCGTGCCGTCGAGCAGTGGCGCACGGTCCTGGGCGGCTGGAGCATGCACACAGTCTTCCCGGCCGTGCAGCTGATGCTGTACATGGACGCCTCGGCTGACATGAGCACCTTCACCCCCGCGGACCTGCGGGACGGTGAGCTGGCGGCCACCCTCGACGCAGTCGTCGCCTCCATCAACTCGCGCAAGGCCTGAGCGGCCTCTGCCCGGGTGCGGTGGTAGACGGGCCCGGGAGAACACTGATGCCGGCGGGGCGCGGACACAGTCCGCGCCCCGCCGGCATCGTCTCGGGCGCGCGATCTGGGTGCGTGCCTCAGCGCGCGGTGAAGCCGAAGGACGTGATTGCCGGGGCGGGCCGCCCGGAGTCGAGCGCCGTCGCCAGGAGCCGCAGCGCTGCTAATTCGTGCGGGGGTATCGGATCGGGCAGGGAGTCCAGCGCGAACCACTCCAGGCCTCCGCACTTAGCGGGCTCCTGGATGGTGGGGGCGCCGTACCAGCGGGTGAGGGTGAAGAAGAAGTCGACGCGCTGCTCCAGTGCCGGCCCGCCGACCGCATTCGAGCGGTGCATGGCGGTCAGCGGCAGCAGCTCACCCGGGTCGATGACGACGCCCATCTCCTCGGCGCCTTCCCGTACGGCAGCCGCGGTCACCGACTCGCCCGGCTCGACGTGTCCCGCGATCCCGGCAGCCCAGTGCCCGTCCATGAACCCGGTGTTGCGGCGCAGCTGTAGCAGGACCTCGGTGTCTGCGGCCGGACCGGGGCGGGGATCGCCGTGGGGGCGATGCTCCCGGCTCACGCGGGTGGCACGTCCATCTAGCGCGGATGCGACGGTGCGCCCGCGCTGGCGTAGCAGCAGCACGTAGGCGGCGGGCACCAGGGCGAAGGGAGCGGGGTCAGGACCGGAAGGACGGGGGAGTGCGGGCATGGGCGCACGCTAATGCATCGCCTGCGGTGCGGCATTCACGCCGGAGCCCTACGGGGGACACAGGCGGCGCACAAGGGGGACGGCCACAGTGGTCGGTGACCAGTAACCCGGCGCTGCGGCGACGGCCGACTCGCGCGCCGTCCGGGCAGCGCCGCACCTAAAGGAGACCCCCATGCGCTTTGGCGCTACTACCGAATACCGTACCGACCGCGAACCCGGCGACGGCAGCCGCCTCCACACGCGGCGCCGTTCCATGCTGCTGGGCGGACTCGGCCTGGCCGCGGCCGGCGCACTGGCCGCCTGCGGCTCCTCCAGCACCTCCACGTCCACCGCCTCGCCCGCTACCGGGGGCGCCACCGCCGCGGCGGACGCCGCCACCGCCGACGAGACGCCCGCTACCGGCCCGGAGTACCACGAGGCATCGGAGTCGAACACGGTCCTGTCCGCAGGCTCCTGGACCGGCACCATCGGTGACAAGGAGATCAGCCTGAGCGGTGCCTACCTGGTGGATGGCATCGAGGCGACTATTGACGGCGGTACCTTCGAGTCCACCAGCGCCGACGAGGCTGTTTTCCTGGTGGTGAATGGAGGCAGCCTCACCATCACCAACGCCCGCATCAACAAGTCCGGCGACGCCTCCACCGACGGCGAGCACGGGGTGGATGACTCCTACAGCTTCTACGGGCTCAACTCCGCCGTGGTGGTGGTTGGCGCGGGCAGCAGCGCCAGCATCGGCCAGACCGCCATGACTACCGATGCCTCCGGCGCCAACGGGGTAGTCGCCACCGGCGGCGCCACCGCCGAGGTCACCGCCAGCGCCATCGCCACTACCGGCGAGTCCTCCCGTGGCCTGCACGCCACCTACGCCGGAGCGATCACCGGCGCCGACCTCACCATCACCACCGAGGGCGCCCACTGCGCGGCTGTCGCCACGGACCGCGGTTCGGGCACCGTGACGGTAGACGGAACCAACAACTTCACCACCGCCGGCGACGGCTCACCCTGCATCTACTCCACCGGCGAGATCACCGTCTCCGGCCTGACCGGCACCGCAGGTCAGGGGCAGGCGATCGTGGTTGAGGGCAAGAACCGCGCCACCGTCTCCGACTCGACCCTCACCACCGACTCGGAGACCGCCGGCGTCATGCTGTACCAGTCCATGTCCGGGGACGCAGCCGACTCCGATGCCGCCACCGAGGCCTCCGCGCTCGCGCTTACGAATGTGTC is from Actinomyces sp. 432 and encodes:
- a CDS encoding peptidyl-tRNA hydrolase → MQIAVHYDKVHPPRRIDVAEAAARAVVALLAAPEAAPGGPWHDAVEYWRDGRIRKLVRRARGLRWEEIQELPGVTVAQEGPEGWGVAEARAIVPGPVRPLPTPLAKTQVEGTHFPHGDELPPPPAAITAAVAKDPDAARGIALSSESASRQALVTVEVTPLEEMTSGKLCAQVAHAAQLAWQSPQLPADLHERWAAQGYRVRVVFPTESSWGSRPRPVSVVDAGYTELDGPAETTRAFW
- a CDS encoding GtrA family protein, whose amino-acid sequence is MTSISTSRQMQGPYASSAAARTPSSITAATTAHRRLNARLDDPARRAPRVFMNLLRRIHRLLPGIVRRRVPVTFIGYALINGSGFIIDIAFLWLFYERMHWFYPLAVTVGYAIAGVYSLLLNRWLNFQSHGSLTSQGSRYAVGLVSQYVIFILGLSSLLHLVGVNAELARFASACCEGIYLYALMRLWVFRGTPEPTADAA
- a CDS encoding HAD family hydrolase, translated to MTSPSPAPPAIPALGTSAVRAVLLDADGVLQFIGTPWDQALTAGGGAEFCRRLLAEEAAALEGRESLRTLLERLVDELELTTGAEQLLELWWQATPDPLAWQTVRDLKAAGYTTVLATNQQHERRAWMRAALGYDGLCDVDAYSCTLGVAKPSPDYFRAVLDLAGADPDEALFVDDNATNVSAAAAIGIRTVHHPADAGGALLRQEVISALTDPHRS
- a CDS encoding M18 family aminopeptidase produces the protein MADPATLTAPALRGDDAYAESIIDFVVASPTSYHAAAEVARRLDAVGLTAVDERAPWGADLPRRGYTIRDGAVIAWLLPGRTGADAGWRIVGAHTDSPALRLKPRAAMVREGVQLLNVEVYGGPLLNSFLDRELGLAGRLVTHEGTAHLVRTGPIARVAQVAPHLDRSVNDSLHLDKQAHLLPLWTLAGPADAPVAGAAEGAGPARAATAPPRPDAPELYLCDLAGIDPADLAFADILTYPTEPPARFGLHGEFLASARLDNLSSVHAALAALEGLARADADLPNPVVFVANDHEEVGSGTRAGAAGPFLQTVLERLARVLGVSDEAYAALLARSLCVSADAGHATHPNHPQLHDPAVRPVLGGGPLLKINAQQRYATDAAAVAAWARACRAAAVPSQDFVSNNAVPCGTTIGPITATRLGIPTVDVGQPLLSMHSQREMCALSDGLNLARAMRSYWLGA
- a CDS encoding NADH:flavin oxidoreductase/NADH oxidase, encoding MANPMLLQPLSLRGLTARNRLWLPPMCMYSVVTEDGIPGNWHALHYGTRAQGGFGTIIVEASAVTPEGRLSPNDLGLWDDAQIAGHEYLVKAIHIGGALAGVQLGHGGRKAGTPPWRPDVDGARSGTLPGWDLVAPTTTPYPAHAAPRALTTDEIADTVQAFAAAARRAVAAGYDVIELHGAHGYLIHQFLSPLSNTRTDAYGGSDEGRRRFALEVVRAVREAIGDDKVLDIRLSATDWAEGGVTGEQTAELAQQLVQAGVDVLHVSTGGNVPTKVPVGPGYQVPYAAQVKQAVAGMTTPGGGQPQVVTVGIIDSGLQAEQILVAGLADAVAAGRPALRDPYLPVRWSHELGVNDWQAVHLPVQYWRGAWR
- a CDS encoding patatin-like phospholipase family protein is translated as MTTATPAPARPVPYGDPAHAPAPITRRVEDVALVFEGGGMRGTYTAALVQVLLEEGLFFPWVGGISAGSTNTVNMVSRDLWRTREAFVGLTTDPEAGGWGSFARGRGYFNSEHIYQHTSLPDERFPFDWDTFKASKATVRIGSFRCDTGEEVYWGLEDMDAMEDLLVRCQASSSMPVLMPTVHIDKVPYLDGALGPTGGFATDAAVADGYERMLVVSTRPAGYRKPAEKRAAAYRRMFYKQPAVAEAIINRPAGYNRTMEELEQGRREGRVYLFQPDRMPIENGELRYDRVVSAYELGLAQARRELPDILDFLGL
- a CDS encoding NADPH-dependent FMN reductase codes for the protein MTNKPKIGIVLGSVREVRLGEQIAEWVLEHARARGDAHYSIIDVKSFDLPLFTSPIPPAAANKQYDDPRVQAWSEAIDSQDGFVFVTSEYDHGIPGAFKNATDHLFSEFANKTVGFVGYSGDGAIRAVEQWRTVLGGWSMHTVFPAVQLMLYMDASADMSTFTPADLRDGELAATLDAVVASINSRKA
- a CDS encoding NUDIX domain-containing protein, with protein sequence MPALPRPSGPDPAPFALVPAAYVLLLRQRGRTVASALDGRATRVSREHRPHGDPRPGPAADTEVLLQLRRNTGFMDGHWAAGIAGHVEPGESVTAAAVREGAEEMGVVIDPGELLPLTAMHRSNAVGGPALEQRVDFFFTLTRWYGAPTIQEPAKCGGLEWFALDSLPDPIPPHELAALRLLATALDSGRPAPAITSFGFTAR